AAAGAGCATTTTTCCGCTTTACAGCAGGCTTAGCGCTGTTTTATCAAAGTATAAGAATTATGAGGTCATCTTTGTCGATGACGGAAGCAGAGACCGCACATTTGCCAATATACAGGTCCTGCACAAAAAAGATAGGTATGTGAAGGCAATAAAATTCAAAAGGAATTTTGGCCAGACAGCAGCTTTATCAGCCGGATTCGAGCACGCAAATGGCGACATCATAGTCACAATGGATGGCGACCTGCAGAATGACCCTGAAGACATTCCTAGGCTTGTTGAAAAGATAAATGAAGGCCATGACATGGTGAGCGGATGGCGGCATAAGAGAAAGGACCCGTTTGCAAAAAAACTTGCATCTTCTCTGGCAAATATTGCAAGAAAAATCATGTTAAAGGACAAGATCCATGATTCAGGCTGCGCATTGAAGGCATACAGGAAAGAAAGCATTAAAGATCTTGAGATATACGGCGAAATGCACCGCTACCTCCCGGCAATTGTTGCAATGAATGGCTACAAAGTAGGGGAAATAAAAGTAAGCCATTACCCGAGAAAATTCGGAAAGACAAAATACAGCACAACAAGGATATTCAAGGGCTTGCTTGATCTTTTTTACATTAAGTTCTGGTCAGATTATTCAACAAGGCCATTGCATTTTTTCGGCTTTTTAGGGTTATCAGAAATTTTTATTGGGCTGCTGCTTGTCATTTACAATGTCATAAAATACGGCTCCCACCTTCTCATTGGCCCGACTTTATTATTGGCAGCGCTTTTAGTAATTACCGGAGTGCAGTTCATAGTTTTTGGATTTTTGGCTGAAATTTTAATAAGGACATATTATGGCGCCAGCAATGATAAAGGTTACAAAATTGAAAAAACACTCAGGTAAAGCGGGCAAAGGCAAATTGTTC
The sequence above is drawn from the Candidatus Woesearchaeota archaeon genome and encodes:
- a CDS encoding glycosyltransferase family 2 protein: MPIFHIKMKLSIVIPVYNEEKSIFPLYSRLSAVLSKYKNYEVIFVDDGSRDRTFANIQVLHKKDRYVKAIKFKRNFGQTAALSAGFEHANGDIIVTMDGDLQNDPEDIPRLVEKINEGHDMVSGWRHKRKDPFAKKLASSLANIARKIMLKDKIHDSGCALKAYRKESIKDLEIYGEMHRYLPAIVAMNGYKVGEIKVSHYPRKFGKTKYSTTRIFKGLLDLFYIKFWSDYSTRPLHFFGFLGLSEIFIGLLLVIYNVIKYGSHLLIGPTLLLAALLVITGVQFIVFGFLAEILIRTYYGASNDKGYKIEKTLR